The Kluyveromyces lactis strain NRRL Y-1140 chromosome B complete sequence genome contains a region encoding:
- the OST6 gene encoding dolichyl-diphosphooligosaccharide--protein glycotransferase (similar to uniprot|Q03723 Saccharomyces cerevisiae YML019W) codes for MRLWLLAFILGLLCHSTNASSLSIEEVSQYRDQDGIVIVNDDNYERFGKGLREFYSVVFITSDKPNSGGETCDLCKEFEPNMRSVSRSILNQLPKDQSDRIVFFKVDLAYNPIFLKEFQVTKIPFCLVYPPQLEVGADGQDFGWKHSVFYQYVIRKENMKQPIHFGDFLAKILNVFISIDERFEYDKFIQAFCLFVVVFVVFKKKILPLIENKPRFFLGCASIAIIMISISGYNFTSIKHIPFIAQDDKGQIMWFSGGSHYQFGIEVLTISLLYTVLGGLTVALCMVQFSKRLKKVQKCVLVMIIAASLFYIYMYFLSIIKIKYPGYPYGLL; via the coding sequence ATGAGACTTTGGTTATTAGCATTTATCTTGGGACTTTTATGCCATTCGACAAATGCTTCATCCTTATCAATTGAGGAAGTATCACAGTATAGAGATCAAGATGGTATAGTTATAGTCAACGATGATAATTATGAGCGTTTCGGTAAGGGACTACGAGAGTTTTATTCCGTGGTATTCATAACAAGCGACAAACCAAACAGCGGCGGAGAGACCTGCGATCTCTGTAAAGAATTCGAACCAAATATGAGATCTGTATCAAGGTCTATTTTAAATCAACTTCCAAAGGATCAAAGTGACAGAATAGTCTTTTTCAAAGTCGATTTGGCCTACAATCCTATTTTTTTAAAGGAATTCCAAGTCACCAAGATACCGTTCTGTTTAGTATATCCACCACAACTGGAAGTGGGAGCAGACGGTCAAGATTTTGGATGGAAGCACAGCGTTTTCTATCAATATGTTATcagaaaagagaatatgAAGCAGCCTATTCATTTTGGTGATTTTTTGGCAAAGATATTGAACGTTTTCatatcaattgatgaaagattcGAATACGACAAGTTCATACAGGcattttgtttgtttgtgGTCGTGTTTGTGgttttcaaaaagaaaatcttgCCATTGATTGAAAACAAACCTCGATTCTTTCTAGGATGTGCTTCCATCGCAATCATAATGATTTCTATCTCCGGCTACAATTTTACTTCCATCAAACATATTCCTTTTATTGCACAAGATGATAAGGGACAAATAATGTGGTTTAGCGGCGGTTCGCATTATCAATTTGGAATCGAAGTGCTGACAATATCCTTACTTTATACTGTTCTAGGAGGACTCACTGTCGCTTTGTGCATGGTACAGTTCAGTAAACGGCTAAAGAAGGTTCAAAAATGTGTACTTGTCATGATAATTGCGGCATCATTGTTTTACATTTACATGTACTTCTTATccattatcaaaattaaaTATCCAGGTTATCCATATGGATTGTTATAA